TCTCAGTTTAAAATTTGCAAGATTAACAAGTCCGAATATTAATAAAAACCCTAAACTTCCTGCAACAGAAATATTTTGAATATCAAAAGAAGTTGCAAAAATTATAGCCATCAGTCCCAAAATCAGCATCCCCTCATAGCCTTCTTTCACTTTTTTTGCAAATTCGCTTGGAAGTTCTCCTAATTTCGCTACCAAATATCCTACCCTGCCACCTCCGTAAAGTGTTGCATTAATCGCACTGGCTGTTGAAAGAAGTGCCGCTGCGGAAATAATCACAAACCCGGCTTTACCGAAAAACGGCTCGGTTGCTATCGCCAATACATAGTCCTGAGCTCTTTTGGCTTCTTCAAAACTCACATTTCCGACTGTTACAATAGCAATACTTACATATAAAAAAATCACAAAAATTACTGCACTATAAAATGCTCTTGGAAGAGTTCTTTTAGGATTGTCTATATCTTTTGCGGTATTTGCAATAAGCTCAAATCCCTCATACGCAAGAAAAATGATAAGCCCTCCTGTCACAATTTTCAACATACTTTCCCAATACTCTGGTGAAAGCCTGTGAAAATCTGCACTAAAAATCCCTGCCGCTACAAATATAAGCAAAATCGCCACTTTAATAAAAACCATTAAGTCTTCGGCTTTTCCTGTTAAAAAAGCTCCCATTAAATTAATCATCACAAATAAAATTATTACTGCACTTGCACATAATTTATGAAACCACATCACCTCATCACCAAAAAAAAGCGCACTTGCATAGCTTCCGAATGCATAAGCATAAAGGCTCAACATTATTACATAACTTATTAAAAGCAAATTATTTACAACCGACGAAAACAGATTATTACCAAAAGCCTGTACTATATATTCAATACTACCGCCTTCACTCGGATAAGTAATAGATAATTTAACATACGAATAAGATGTAATTAAAGCAATAATCCCGGCTATCAAAAATGCAACCGGTGCTGCTCCTTTAGCCAAATCAATTGTCAGTCCCAAAACTGCAAATATCCCTCCTCCTACCATTCCTCCGACACCAATACTAAAAGCTTCCCAAAAACCTATTTTTCTTTTCATAATTTTTCCTTGCCTAAACAGTCTGAAGTTTGTATATAATTATTATATCACTTTTTAAAGGCTGCGAATGAATATATTTGTATCTGCTAACAATACGGACCAGGGAAAAACCTATTCAACTCTTTTACTCATGGAAATGTTTGCAAAAAAAGGCTATAAAGTAGGAGTAATAAAACCGATAGAAACAGGCGTAGATAAAATTCCCGCCGACGGTTATAAACTTTACAACAAAGCTAAAGAATTAAATCCTTTTTTACAACAACTTTCAATTGAAGACATTGTTCCCGTCAGACACTCTTTACCCGCAGCTCCTTATGTATCAGGAGAAGTCGACTTTCAAAAAATAAAAACCTCTTATGAAAAAATCAAACCTTTATGTGATGTTTTATTAATAGAAGGAGCCGGCGGCATTTTGGTACCTGTAAAGGATAAATTTAAAATGATAGACTTTTTAAATATTTTCAATGCTAAACTTTTTATGGTATTTAGCAGCAAACTCGGAATGATTAACGACTTTTTATTAAACAAATATTACCTTGATTCAAACGGTATTGAATTTACTTGGGCTATAAACCTTTTTGACGAAAAACACTATTTTGAAGTTTCGCATCCTTTTATGCAAAAATACAATCCTTTATTTATACAAAAAGATTTAGATAAAATAACACAAAAACTCTTAGGAGAATAGATGGAAACACAAGAATTAAATACGCACCTGAAATTTAACAAAAAATTCGGTCAGTTAATTGAAATAGGAGAAGATACGGCAAAAGTAAGGCTTGAAACAACTGAAGATATGGCCGTTGATGAAGAAGGGCTTGTTCATGGCGGTTTTACATTCGGAGCTGCTGATTTTTGTGCCATGGCCACTGTTAATCATCCTTACGTGGTATTAGTAAGAAGTCAGTGTGAATTTATGGCTCCCGTAAAAGTCGGAGATGTGGTTGAATTTGAAAGCGAAACAATTATGAAAGAAAAAAGAAAACATGAAATAAAAGTAGTCGGAACAATAAATGAAATAAAAGTGTTTGAAGGAATCTTCGGCTGTGTAATATTAGACAAACATGTTTTAAAAAGAAAATAATCACATTTTTTTCTTTTTTTTATTATACACTTCATATATTCAATAAGAATTTACACAAAAATATAAACATAATTTAAAATAAAATTTATAGTGTCAGGCACTTATTTAAATAAAAACAAAAGAAGAAGATTATCTTCTTCTGCCTCTTCCAGAGTTTCTGCCGCCTCTGAAATTTCCTCTTCTACCTCTTCTTCTGTCTCTATCGTTTCCGCCTTTTGAGTTAGCGCTTCTTTCAAGAAGTCTTTTTGCTTCTTTTAAACTTTTTCCGATTCTCTCTTTACCGTCTGCATCTTTTTCAAAAAGCATACTTGCAAATTTTGTAGCTATTGTAAATAGGTCAAAATCGTTTTGTAA
This genomic interval from Nautilia profundicola AmH contains the following:
- a CDS encoding APC family permease, with product MKRKIGFWEAFSIGVGGMVGGGIFAVLGLTIDLAKGAAPVAFLIAGIIALITSYSYVKLSITYPSEGGSIEYIVQAFGNNLFSSVVNNLLLISYVIMLSLYAYAFGSYASALFFGDEVMWFHKLCASAVIILFVMINLMGAFLTGKAEDLMVFIKVAILLIFVAAGIFSADFHRLSPEYWESMLKIVTGGLIIFLAYEGFELIANTAKDIDNPKRTLPRAFYSAVIFVIFLYVSIAIVTVGNVSFEEAKRAQDYVLAIATEPFFGKAGFVIISAAALLSTASAINATLYGGGRVGYLVAKLGELPSEFAKKVKEGYEGMLILGLMAIIFATSFDIQNISVAGSLGFLLIFGLVNLANFKLRNKTNSNALISILGTVLCFGAAAILVGYNAKNSPESLKSSLLVIVIVILFSFVYYKLGKKMQSILDEDLRKGI
- the bioD gene encoding dethiobiotin synthase gives rise to the protein MNIFVSANNTDQGKTYSTLLLMEMFAKKGYKVGVIKPIETGVDKIPADGYKLYNKAKELNPFLQQLSIEDIVPVRHSLPAAPYVSGEVDFQKIKTSYEKIKPLCDVLLIEGAGGILVPVKDKFKMIDFLNIFNAKLFMVFSSKLGMINDFLLNKYYLDSNGIEFTWAINLFDEKHYFEVSHPFMQKYNPLFIQKDLDKITQKLLGE
- a CDS encoding PaaI family thioesterase, with product METQELNTHLKFNKKFGQLIEIGEDTAKVRLETTEDMAVDEEGLVHGGFTFGAADFCAMATVNHPYVVLVRSQCEFMAPVKVGDVVEFESETIMKEKRKHEIKVVGTINEIKVFEGIFGCVILDKHVLKRK